From Humibacter ginsenosidimutans, a single genomic window includes:
- the brxC gene encoding BREX system P-loop protein BrxC, translating into MTTNNDLFVRPPLSFEIPNDGVTNVDRPEDSNQWDVLKYELESFVCEGEYEHGLQRILDSYTGHRNRTTQPAVWVSGFYGSGKSHLVRVLQHLWADTRFPNGATARGLTNIPQGIHDQLTELTALGRRDGAAPWAAAGALDRSGDTLNSVFLSIVLGAAGLPTRVAPAQVALWLAGNGHLDAVRDHVATNGGDLVEELGEYNLSTLLANAILAADPQFAASAKDVRAALRSQFPPDTRSFSTDETIALLKKILEYVGDGQIPPSLIVLDEVQQYISSDGGRAMEVQNLVESVSRELNGRVLLVATGQQELTADSTLQKIQDRFTVKVVLKNQDVDAVVRRVLLSKEPAKKPALDATLASVSGQISRQLIGSRIQHTAADDKDLAEDYPLLPLRRRFWESVLRQADAGRAGQLRSQLRIVHEANRKVAPQSVGTVVGADFLYSQKNEDLNGAGLLLKETQTLIHEQGQKDPLRGRILGLIHLIGLLPTSGHGDIGVRATADHLVDLLVEDLAHDGDRLRQQVPAVLEALAEEGVIQQDGEEFRLQTKAGREWDEAFRRHHAQVTDSEVSTDRDSLLLTEVGRSIPASIQQGRAKESRKLALHTDASLPPESDAIPVWLRSEWDEGITAKQFDEAARSLGIESPIVLVHLPRLQAPAFAAAVRNKLAAQRVIDQHGIPQDDEGKQARSAMQTRLNRATDQVNAHVRDVISKSNVLLGGGTAPNGISLRERIEAGAQSAATRLFPRFSEADDNRWPQVIARVRSGSAADALKAVQHDADPEQHSVVKEVLSHVGPAGTSASDVEKAVTSKPLGWPRDALMASLGVLLDTGVIRATLNGSDATTADVLKQTRLGNVQLRREITVLKPAEKIQARQVLSNLGFPTDNDGLVSAAEQAVKSLVDRAKGVSGPAPLPDITVPGSIQVIVSTSGNDRVHALLAAKSDLTSFNDQLGDLERRLKSRTPSLELARSLASSATGLEPASAARERLGALAASRDLLTEADPVAPIVKELAEALRDAIHEAAVALRDARATAVADLEQQPAWTALGDAQREALLTEHHLDTEAEPNLADSAAVLMVVQARPLQGWAAELDAIPQRASRALEAAIKLTKPAAKMTTVRVSAASLGSADEVERYVEALRVQLLDALNSGNDTVVVKG; encoded by the coding sequence GTGACGACCAACAATGACCTCTTCGTCCGGCCTCCACTCAGCTTCGAGATTCCGAACGACGGCGTAACCAATGTGGACCGTCCCGAGGACTCCAACCAGTGGGACGTCCTCAAGTACGAGCTGGAGAGCTTCGTCTGCGAGGGCGAGTACGAGCACGGCCTCCAGCGCATCCTCGATTCCTACACCGGACATCGGAATCGAACGACGCAGCCCGCTGTGTGGGTGTCGGGCTTCTATGGCAGCGGTAAGTCCCACCTCGTTCGAGTACTCCAGCACCTGTGGGCCGATACTAGGTTTCCGAACGGTGCGACCGCGCGCGGTCTGACGAACATCCCCCAGGGCATCCACGACCAGTTGACGGAGCTGACAGCTCTCGGCCGCCGCGACGGTGCCGCACCGTGGGCGGCAGCAGGTGCACTCGATCGCAGCGGCGACACCCTCAACTCGGTGTTTCTCTCGATCGTCCTCGGCGCGGCAGGACTGCCGACGCGTGTCGCTCCCGCCCAGGTTGCGCTGTGGCTCGCGGGGAACGGGCACCTCGACGCTGTTCGCGATCACGTCGCGACCAACGGCGGCGACCTCGTCGAGGAACTGGGCGAGTACAACCTCAGCACGCTGCTCGCGAACGCGATCCTTGCAGCCGACCCGCAGTTTGCCGCGTCGGCCAAGGACGTGCGTGCCGCGCTGCGCAGCCAGTTCCCGCCGGATACCCGCTCGTTCTCCACGGATGAGACGATCGCGCTGCTCAAGAAGATTCTTGAGTACGTCGGCGATGGCCAGATCCCGCCGTCGCTGATCGTCCTCGACGAGGTGCAGCAGTACATCAGCAGTGACGGCGGCCGAGCGATGGAGGTGCAGAACCTTGTTGAGTCTGTGTCGCGCGAACTGAACGGTCGGGTGCTGCTTGTAGCTACGGGCCAGCAAGAGTTGACGGCTGATTCGACGCTTCAGAAGATTCAGGACCGTTTCACCGTCAAGGTCGTGCTCAAGAACCAGGACGTCGACGCCGTTGTCCGCCGTGTGCTCCTCAGCAAGGAACCTGCCAAGAAGCCTGCTCTTGACGCCACGTTGGCGTCGGTTTCCGGGCAGATTTCCCGCCAACTCATCGGCAGCAGGATTCAGCACACCGCGGCGGATGACAAGGACCTCGCCGAGGACTACCCGTTGCTCCCGTTGCGTCGTCGTTTCTGGGAGAGCGTGCTTCGCCAGGCCGACGCTGGCCGCGCCGGTCAGCTGCGCTCCCAGCTCCGCATCGTGCATGAGGCGAACCGCAAGGTCGCTCCCCAGTCGGTGGGCACCGTGGTCGGCGCCGATTTCCTCTACTCGCAGAAGAACGAAGACCTTAACGGCGCGGGTCTTCTTCTTAAGGAGACGCAGACGCTCATCCACGAGCAGGGGCAGAAGGACCCCCTGCGCGGCCGCATCCTCGGCCTCATCCACCTCATCGGTCTGCTCCCTACGTCGGGTCACGGCGACATCGGCGTCCGCGCGACGGCAGACCATCTCGTCGACCTCCTCGTCGAGGACCTCGCCCACGACGGGGACCGGCTCCGGCAGCAGGTGCCTGCGGTGCTCGAAGCGCTCGCCGAAGAGGGCGTCATTCAGCAGGACGGCGAGGAGTTCCGCCTTCAAACTAAGGCGGGCCGCGAGTGGGACGAGGCATTCCGCAGGCACCACGCTCAAGTCACGGACAGTGAGGTAAGCACAGATCGTGATTCGCTGTTGCTCACTGAGGTCGGACGGTCGATACCCGCTTCGATCCAGCAGGGTCGTGCCAAGGAATCCCGCAAGCTCGCGCTGCACACCGACGCCTCGCTTCCGCCGGAGTCTGATGCGATCCCGGTGTGGCTCCGCTCGGAGTGGGACGAGGGCATAACTGCGAAGCAGTTCGACGAGGCCGCGCGCAGCCTCGGCATCGAGTCGCCAATCGTTCTCGTACACCTTCCCCGACTCCAGGCTCCAGCGTTCGCCGCGGCAGTCCGCAACAAGCTCGCCGCGCAGCGCGTGATCGACCAGCACGGAATCCCGCAGGACGACGAGGGTAAGCAGGCACGAAGCGCGATGCAAACCCGCCTCAACCGGGCGACGGATCAGGTAAACGCCCATGTTCGTGACGTGATCTCCAAGTCGAACGTACTCCTCGGGGGTGGCACGGCACCGAACGGAATCTCACTGCGCGAACGCATCGAGGCAGGCGCGCAGTCCGCCGCGACCCGCCTGTTCCCACGATTCTCCGAAGCCGACGACAACCGGTGGCCGCAGGTCATCGCGCGCGTGCGGAGTGGATCGGCGGCCGACGCACTCAAGGCCGTGCAGCACGACGCCGACCCAGAGCAGCACAGCGTCGTCAAGGAGGTCCTCAGCCACGTCGGCCCGGCGGGCACGTCCGCTAGTGATGTCGAGAAGGCCGTGACCTCGAAGCCACTCGGCTGGCCACGCGATGCGCTCATGGCCTCCCTCGGCGTGCTCCTCGACACCGGAGTGATCCGTGCGACGCTCAACGGGAGCGACGCGACCACAGCCGATGTACTCAAGCAGACCCGCCTTGGCAACGTGCAACTCCGCCGCGAGATCACGGTGCTCAAGCCCGCCGAGAAGATCCAGGCACGCCAGGTGCTAAGCAACCTCGGCTTCCCAACCGACAATGACGGACTCGTCTCGGCCGCCGAACAGGCCGTCAAGTCGCTCGTCGACCGTGCAAAAGGCGTGAGCGGGCCCGCTCCGCTCCCGGACATCACAGTGCCGGGCAGCATCCAGGTGATCGTGAGCACGTCGGGAAACGACCGCGTGCACGCCCTGCTGGCAGCGAAGAGTGACCTCACGAGCTTCAACGACCAACTCGGAGACCTGGAACGCAGGCTCAAGAGTCGCACGCCTTCGCTCGAACTGGCGCGTTCGCTCGCATCCTCGGCCACGGGTCTGGAGCCTGCGTCGGCGGCCCGTGAGCGGCTCGGCGCATTGGCCGCGAGCCGCGATCTCCTCACCGAGGCCGATCCAGTCGCCCCGATCGTGAAGGAACTTGCCGAGGCGCTCCGTGATGCCATCCACGAAGCAGCAGTGGCGTTGCGCGACGCCCGAGCGACGGCTGTAGCAGACCTCGAACAGCAGCCAGCATGGACGGCTCTCGGCGATGCGCAGCGCGAGGCTCTCCTCACGGAGCACCACCTCGACACCGAGGCGGAGCCCAACCTCGCAGATTCGGCTGCCGTCCTGATGGTGGTGCAGGCGCGGCCGCTACAGGGGTGGGCCGCTGAACTCGACGCCATCCCGCAGCGGGCCTCGCGGGCGCTGGAAGCCGCTATTAAGCTCACGAAACCTGCGGCCAAGATGACCACGGTGCGGGTTTCGGCGGCGAGCCTGGGCAGCGCCGACGAGGTGGAGCGCTACGTCGAGGCCCTGCGGGTGCAGCTTCTCGACGCCCTGAACAGCGGTAACGACACCGTCGTGGTGAAGGGCTAA
- a CDS encoding Eco57I restriction-modification methylase domain-containing protein codes for MTTAITKVLNSDQRRFLDAQTQRAREVAQRAAEDALRALAVAEPSRPGYLSEDQNKLRLALRDKARQLGDDTARAGAPLTNLVHDVAYEQWHRLLFARFLEVNGLLRHPGYREIPLSLEDCSDLTADLGEPDAWAVAARFASEILPGVFRLTDPAVQVRFAAEHRNALERLLLDIPSEVFTTEDALGWVYQFWQTAEKKRVNDSGVKIGGADLSPVTQLFTENYMVRFLLENSLGAWWAVRHPESALLEGWEYLRRNEDGTPAAGSFSDWPERAADVTVMDPCCGSGHFLVAMFGMLWRMRAEEEGLTPAEAQDAVLRDNLHGLELDPRCTQIATFNVALEAWKQGGFRDLPAPQIACSGIPVRGKREDWEALAGTDDGLRSSLARLHSLFRTADSLGSLIDVQAAPRDDSLFGRDMAISVDWVETRKALQAALEREQEDQTVLAHAAEDVVHASLLLSRTYTLIATNPPFLHRSKQTEDVRVFLDLAYPRTSQDLATAFIDRAISFTASGGSIAVVSPQNWLQLGRYREMRQGYLLDGRVSLVSLLGGGAFSGISGEVVKVALSVLHGRGSATVVNFVDSVESSADKAGALKSGTLESVAIAELLEHQDALIVLRSGRGLPLLSTLASALGGITTGDSFRFRRDFWEIPEIGDRWALQQGPPAGTAPYAGRERVLLWEGGSGALRDAAISEGATIAGQLAWGQPGVAVGKTGALPCTLYTGEIYENVCAVIIPKRREHVPAVWAFCSSPDFAKSVREVDSSLGVTANTLAKVPFDLEHWQSVADEAGALQTPTSPDPTQWLFEGTPSGALHPLQVGVARILGYRWPSQADDDLDRYADADGIAALVALPGESDLVTRLRELLAASLGNSWSSALERKLVTEAGGKNGRLEDWLRDSFFAQHVKLFDNRPFLWHIWDGRRDGFSAIVNYHKLDRQLLEKLTFTTLGAWIDRQKHEVRAERAGADARLAAAEDLQRRLQLILEGEPPYDVYVRWKDMAGQPIGWEPDVDDGVRLNIRPFVTADVLRSKVNVHWRKDRGTNPDGSERHNDLHPTLEERRAARREAGDAK; via the coding sequence ATGACGACGGCAATTACCAAGGTCCTCAACTCCGACCAACGGCGCTTTCTCGACGCTCAGACGCAGCGCGCTCGCGAGGTTGCGCAACGCGCTGCCGAGGATGCTCTACGCGCTCTCGCGGTCGCCGAGCCGAGTCGTCCGGGCTACTTGAGTGAAGACCAGAACAAACTCCGGCTCGCGCTCCGCGACAAGGCACGGCAGCTCGGAGATGACACTGCACGCGCGGGTGCACCGCTCACCAACCTGGTACACGATGTTGCCTACGAGCAGTGGCATCGGTTGCTGTTCGCCCGATTCCTGGAAGTCAACGGCCTACTCCGGCATCCGGGATACCGTGAGATCCCGCTATCTCTGGAGGATTGCAGCGACCTCACCGCCGACCTCGGCGAGCCGGACGCGTGGGCCGTTGCTGCGCGGTTTGCGTCGGAGATCCTGCCCGGCGTGTTCCGCCTCACCGACCCCGCCGTACAAGTTCGGTTCGCAGCCGAACACCGCAACGCGCTAGAGCGCCTCCTGCTCGACATCCCATCCGAGGTGTTCACGACGGAGGACGCGCTCGGCTGGGTGTATCAGTTCTGGCAGACGGCCGAGAAAAAGCGCGTCAACGACTCAGGCGTCAAGATCGGCGGGGCCGACCTCTCGCCCGTCACACAGCTGTTCACCGAGAACTACATGGTGCGGTTCCTGCTGGAGAACTCGCTCGGAGCATGGTGGGCGGTACGTCACCCCGAGTCCGCGCTCCTTGAAGGCTGGGAGTATCTCCGCCGCAATGAGGACGGCACTCCTGCCGCCGGTTCGTTCAGCGACTGGCCTGAACGCGCTGCCGACGTGACGGTGATGGACCCCTGCTGCGGCTCCGGTCACTTTCTCGTAGCAATGTTCGGGATGCTCTGGCGCATGCGCGCCGAGGAAGAGGGCCTCACGCCGGCCGAGGCGCAGGATGCCGTCCTCCGGGACAACCTCCACGGGCTCGAACTCGACCCGCGCTGCACTCAGATCGCCACCTTCAACGTCGCGCTCGAAGCGTGGAAGCAGGGTGGGTTCCGCGACCTCCCTGCTCCGCAGATTGCCTGTTCCGGCATCCCGGTTCGGGGAAAGCGTGAGGACTGGGAGGCACTTGCCGGGACAGACGATGGGCTTCGATCGTCACTCGCTCGGCTACATTCCTTGTTTAGAACCGCGGATTCGCTCGGGTCACTCATCGATGTGCAGGCCGCTCCCAGGGATGATTCGTTGTTCGGCCGGGACATGGCGATCAGCGTCGATTGGGTAGAAACCCGTAAGGCACTGCAAGCTGCATTGGAGCGGGAGCAGGAGGACCAAACGGTCTTGGCGCACGCCGCCGAAGATGTCGTTCACGCATCTCTGCTGTTGTCGCGGACGTACACCCTGATTGCGACAAACCCGCCGTTTCTTCACCGTAGCAAGCAGACCGAAGATGTCCGGGTGTTCCTGGATCTTGCTTACCCGAGAACTTCGCAGGACCTGGCTACAGCGTTCATAGATCGCGCGATCTCGTTCACCGCGAGCGGGGGATCGATCGCAGTCGTAAGCCCGCAGAACTGGTTGCAGTTGGGCCGCTACCGGGAAATGCGACAAGGCTACCTTCTCGACGGACGCGTGAGCCTCGTGTCATTGCTCGGCGGCGGGGCCTTTAGCGGTATTTCCGGCGAGGTGGTCAAGGTCGCGCTTTCGGTGCTCCACGGCAGGGGTTCAGCGACAGTGGTGAACTTCGTTGATTCGGTTGAGTCTTCCGCCGACAAGGCGGGGGCACTGAAGAGCGGGACTCTCGAGAGCGTCGCCATTGCCGAACTGCTTGAACATCAGGATGCTCTAATCGTTCTACGTTCAGGCAGGGGGCTTCCGCTTCTTTCGACGTTGGCGTCCGCTCTTGGAGGAATTACCACCGGGGACTCCTTCAGATTTCGTCGGGACTTCTGGGAGATCCCGGAGATTGGTGATCGTTGGGCGCTCCAACAGGGGCCGCCTGCTGGGACTGCGCCGTACGCGGGTCGCGAGAGAGTGCTTCTTTGGGAGGGTGGAAGCGGCGCATTGCGCGATGCGGCGATTTCTGAAGGTGCGACTATCGCTGGCCAGTTGGCGTGGGGTCAGCCTGGCGTGGCAGTCGGCAAGACGGGTGCGCTCCCATGCACCCTCTACACGGGCGAGATATACGAGAACGTCTGTGCGGTGATTATTCCGAAGCGCCGGGAACACGTCCCCGCGGTTTGGGCATTCTGCAGTTCACCAGACTTCGCCAAGAGCGTCCGTGAGGTCGACTCGAGTTTAGGTGTGACGGCGAACACCCTCGCGAAGGTCCCGTTCGACCTCGAACACTGGCAGTCGGTTGCGGATGAGGCCGGCGCTCTACAGACTCCGACATCACCCGACCCTACACAGTGGCTATTTGAGGGCACACCGTCTGGCGCACTGCACCCATTGCAGGTCGGGGTCGCGAGAATCCTGGGCTATCGATGGCCGAGTCAGGCAGACGACGATCTCGACCGCTACGCCGACGCTGACGGCATCGCGGCTCTGGTTGCCTTGCCGGGCGAGTCGGATCTCGTGACCCGCCTTCGTGAGTTGCTCGCGGCTTCGCTTGGCAACTCCTGGTCCAGCGCCCTTGAGCGGAAGCTTGTGACCGAGGCTGGTGGAAAGAACGGCAGGCTTGAGGACTGGCTCCGTGACTCGTTCTTTGCACAACACGTCAAGCTATTCGACAACAGGCCATTCTTGTGGCACATCTGGGACGGTCGGAGAGACGGCTTTTCCGCGATCGTCAATTATCACAAGCTCGACCGACAGCTGCTGGAGAAGCTCACTTTTACAACGCTTGGCGCGTGGATCGATCGACAGAAGCACGAGGTGCGTGCGGAACGAGCAGGTGCTGACGCACGCCTGGCCGCCGCCGAAGATCTCCAGCGCAGACTTCAACTGATTCTCGAAGGCGAGCCGCCCTACGACGTGTACGTCCGATGGAAGGACATGGCAGGGCAGCCCATCGGGTGGGAGCCCGACGTTGATGACGGTGTTCGCTTGAACATCAGACCGTTTGTGACCGCCGACGTGCTCCGGTCCAAGGTGAACGTCCACTGGCGAAAGGACCGTGGAACAAATCCCGACGGGTCGGAACGGCACAACGATCTGCACCCGACGCTTGAGGAGCGCCGTGCCGCCCGGCGCGAGGCGGGGGACGCCAAATGA
- a CDS encoding BREX protein BrxB domain-containing protein, giving the protein MSRVSDLVDAYKAELPLAWKDNVSGGERVWMLVYPPDLERQMRHALPSIELATTQAGRVWAVLDVTDDFGRWLSAHRHAEAFYEDPSDLTQSILDQFETALVARIRQALETAPENAVVALVGIGSIFPFLRASSVIKSVDSAVTGRLLVLFPGLHDPETHSFRLLDARDGFNYRARVIDPQKDIA; this is encoded by the coding sequence ATGAGCCGCGTCTCCGATCTCGTCGACGCCTACAAGGCCGAGTTGCCGCTGGCGTGGAAGGACAATGTCTCGGGCGGTGAGCGCGTCTGGATGCTCGTCTACCCGCCCGACCTGGAACGCCAAATGCGGCACGCTCTGCCGAGCATCGAGTTGGCGACTACCCAGGCCGGCCGCGTCTGGGCTGTACTCGACGTCACCGACGACTTCGGGCGCTGGCTGTCCGCTCACCGGCATGCGGAAGCGTTCTACGAGGACCCGAGCGACCTCACTCAGTCGATCCTGGATCAGTTTGAGACAGCGCTTGTCGCGCGCATCCGCCAGGCTCTCGAAACGGCACCTGAAAACGCTGTCGTGGCACTCGTTGGCATCGGCTCGATCTTCCCGTTCCTGCGAGCATCGAGCGTAATCAAGTCCGTTGACTCCGCGGTCACCGGACGCCTTCTCGTTCTCTTCCCCGGGCTTCACGACCCGGAGACTCATTCATTCCGCTTGCTCGACGCGCGCGATGGGTTCAACTACCGCGCCCGTGTCATCGATCCACAGAAGGACATCGCGTGA
- the pglZ gene encoding BREX-1 system phosphatase PglZ type B, producing MTLVRAVVAKALRDAAAFNAGANSAPAAVLWADPERTWEPVIRILQEAVPILVLGEYDPAAARGPALWLRAVLASPESAELPAHLAERDERNPWVIYLPGVSRGSVAEAAAFDDSLAPLAEVAIRSNWWPSAHGQTPWTPHSFLAAKQGAGLDIASDGATKAALAQVLDKLLFEDIADLKRMGRLDSSRLHHLVLDDSVRTLLDWMNDPDAVRASLEGAQWQALVASCKSVYGISPDRDGALTAASKLGGRTGEWGTVWQRFAENPSRYPNLPALLDQARPSVVPLFGDMDPHPDSWPSWNRDEEDAIRSALDALGTHPDPRGRVQELAAAHTSREDSVWAVLGQAPLAKAVGHLAELADRVATAPTATDLKTQIAWYSDEGHVIDDLALRTIATAKTAQDRSAVAHALAAIYDPWADQSARAFQKAAVGSYSGQTGLDVVAGTCVVYVDALRYDLAARVARRLSGLAVVVEPRQAAFPSVTPTGQPAVAPIRISMAGGAAFDAADDQGRSVKGAVLRSALAGVEVQFLDWDTAQVGDPAGTAWTQTNMIDSLGHSHGHQMADLVDHHLDLVAERVRALIEAGWRKVVVVTDHGFLLPGKAAQKVSLSIQITEGDAARKPRVARLKANAARPDFPILPWTWDSSVDMVSAPGTAAFESGRLYEHGGLSPQECVIPVVTVTRGDSATGPAQIEAVRWTGQRCRIDYGPAEAEVVAEVRLRPADASSAVGGPKSPTEPGEVKVLVDEEQAPAGANAWVVLLDLSGGVLAQAQTTVGGVE from the coding sequence ATGACGCTTGTCCGTGCCGTCGTCGCGAAAGCCCTCCGTGACGCTGCTGCCTTCAATGCGGGGGCGAACTCTGCCCCAGCGGCTGTTCTGTGGGCCGATCCTGAGCGCACCTGGGAGCCGGTGATTCGCATCCTCCAAGAGGCAGTGCCCATCTTGGTGCTCGGAGAGTACGACCCCGCGGCTGCACGAGGTCCAGCGCTTTGGCTTCGAGCCGTTCTTGCCTCGCCCGAGTCCGCGGAGCTGCCAGCTCATCTTGCCGAACGAGACGAGCGCAATCCGTGGGTGATCTACCTGCCTGGTGTCAGTCGAGGTTCCGTGGCTGAGGCAGCGGCTTTCGATGACTCGCTCGCACCGTTGGCCGAGGTTGCGATCCGCTCGAACTGGTGGCCTTCCGCCCACGGCCAGACGCCATGGACGCCGCACTCGTTCCTCGCGGCGAAGCAGGGTGCTGGGCTCGACATCGCGAGCGACGGTGCGACCAAGGCGGCCCTCGCTCAGGTGCTGGACAAGCTCCTCTTCGAGGACATCGCCGATCTCAAACGTATGGGGCGTCTCGATTCGTCTCGCCTGCACCACCTCGTGCTCGATGACTCAGTGCGCACGCTCCTTGATTGGATGAACGACCCGGACGCTGTGCGGGCCTCGCTCGAAGGTGCGCAATGGCAGGCCCTTGTCGCCTCCTGCAAGTCCGTCTACGGCATCAGCCCCGACCGGGACGGCGCTCTCACTGCAGCCAGCAAGCTCGGCGGCCGAACGGGTGAGTGGGGAACTGTATGGCAACGGTTTGCGGAGAACCCGAGCCGTTATCCGAACCTCCCTGCCTTGCTCGACCAAGCACGGCCCTCCGTGGTGCCGCTCTTTGGAGACATGGACCCGCACCCCGACTCGTGGCCCTCGTGGAACCGCGATGAGGAGGACGCCATCAGGTCCGCGCTTGATGCATTGGGCACTCATCCCGACCCGCGTGGTCGCGTTCAGGAACTCGCTGCCGCGCACACGTCGCGCGAAGACAGCGTCTGGGCTGTTCTCGGCCAGGCACCTCTTGCGAAGGCCGTCGGCCACCTCGCCGAACTGGCAGACCGCGTCGCGACCGCTCCGACAGCAACAGACCTCAAGACTCAGATTGCCTGGTACAGCGACGAAGGCCACGTGATCGACGACCTCGCACTGCGGACGATCGCGACGGCCAAGACCGCACAGGATAGGTCCGCTGTCGCGCACGCGCTCGCCGCGATCTACGACCCCTGGGCCGATCAGTCGGCACGAGCATTCCAGAAAGCCGCCGTTGGCTCCTATAGCGGCCAGACGGGTCTCGACGTAGTCGCCGGAACATGCGTGGTCTACGTCGATGCACTGCGCTACGACCTGGCCGCCCGTGTTGCTCGCCGACTGTCGGGTCTCGCGGTAGTTGTGGAGCCGCGCCAGGCGGCTTTCCCCAGCGTCACGCCAACCGGCCAGCCGGCGGTGGCGCCGATCAGGATCAGCATGGCTGGCGGCGCGGCCTTCGACGCGGCCGACGATCAGGGGCGATCTGTGAAGGGTGCAGTGCTGCGATCGGCCCTCGCTGGGGTGGAGGTGCAGTTCCTCGACTGGGACACCGCTCAGGTCGGCGACCCTGCCGGAACGGCGTGGACGCAGACGAACATGATCGACTCGCTGGGCCACTCGCACGGGCACCAGATGGCGGACCTCGTCGACCACCACCTCGACCTCGTCGCAGAGCGTGTTCGTGCACTAATCGAAGCAGGGTGGCGGAAGGTTGTCGTGGTCACCGATCACGGGTTCCTCTTGCCCGGTAAAGCAGCGCAGAAGGTCAGCCTCTCGATACAGATCACGGAAGGTGATGCTGCCCGCAAGCCGCGTGTGGCGCGGTTGAAGGCTAACGCGGCGCGCCCGGACTTCCCGATCCTGCCCTGGACTTGGGACTCGTCCGTTGACATGGTCAGCGCACCGGGAACTGCTGCATTCGAGTCGGGCCGCCTATACGAGCACGGCGGTTTGAGTCCCCAGGAGTGCGTGATTCCCGTCGTCACCGTGACCCGCGGCGATTCGGCCACTGGGCCCGCCCAGATTGAGGCTGTTCGATGGACCGGACAGCGCTGCCGCATCGACTACGGTCCCGCCGAAGCCGAAGTGGTTGCCGAGGTTCGGCTTCGCCCCGCCGACGCATCGAGCGCCGTCGGTGGCCCGAAGTCGCCGACCGAGCCGGGCGAGGTCAAGGTGCTCGTCGACGAGGAACAGGCCCCCGCTGGAGCGAACGCATGGGTCGTACTTCTCGACCTGAGCGGTGGAGTTCTAGCGCAAGCACAAACCACGGTAGGAGGCGTCGAATGA
- a CDS encoding helix-turn-helix domain-containing protein, translating to MAEPWLSADDIAAHLGVTKDTVYTWIAEKAMPAHKVGRLWKFQASEIDDWVRRGGAAGDDTP from the coding sequence GTGGCTGAGCCGTGGCTGTCCGCAGACGACATCGCCGCCCACCTCGGGGTCACCAAAGACACCGTCTACACCTGGATCGCCGAGAAGGCCATGCCCGCCCACAAGGTCGGACGCCTCTGGAAGTTCCAAGCCAGCGAGATCGACGACTGGGTGCGACGAGGCGGCGCCGCAGGAGACGACACCCCATGA